The Halichoerus grypus chromosome 9, mHalGry1.hap1.1, whole genome shotgun sequence genome has a window encoding:
- the SERPINB9 gene encoding serpin B9 isoform X3: MDALSEANGTFAIQLLKILCQDNPSHNVFYSPVSISSALAMVFLGAKGNTAAQMAQVLSLSTEKDIHQSFQSLLAEVNKPGTQYLLRMASRLFGEKTCEFLSAFKESCLRFYHAELEQLSFANDAEQCREHINTWVSKKTEGKIRDLLPSNSISANTRLVLVNAIYFKGRWNEQFNKMYTREMPFKINQKEQKPVQMMFQEATFKLAYIKEVQTQVLELPYEGEELSMVILLPDDNVDLSLVEKNLTLEKFRAWTKPDRMQSTEVEVFLPRFQLEEDYDMESVLRGLGMVDAFREDEADFSAMSGERDLCLSKFVHKSFVEVFLSIRVSIPLFLCPPALLHSPGKMGLRSAVQSVHGDFLIFILQGKSNPVICT; encoded by the exons ATGGACGCTCTTTCTGAAGCAAATGGCACCTTTGCCATCCAGCTTTTAAAGATACTGTGTCAAGACAACCCTTCACACAACGTGTTCTATTCTCCTGTGAGCATCTCCTCAGCCCTGGCCATGGTCTTCCTGGGGGCAAAAGGAAACACTGCTGCCCAGATGGCCCAG GTGCTTTCATTAAGCACAGAGAAAGACATTCATCAGAGTTTCCAGTCACTTCTTGCTGAAGTGAACAAACCTGGCACCCAGTACTTGCTCAGAATGGCCAGCAGGCTCTTTGGAGAAAAGACTTGTGAATTCCTCTCG GCCTTTAAGGAATCCTGTCTTCGGTTCTACCATGCTGAGCTGGAGCAGCTTTCCTTTGCCAATGATGCAGAGCAGTGCAGGGAGCACATCAACACTTGGGTCTCAAAAAAGACTGAAG GTAAAATTCGAGATTTACTGCCGAGTAACTCAATCAGTGCAAACACCAGGCTGGTTCTTGTCAATGCCATCTACTTCAAAGGAAGGTGGAATGAACAGTTCAACAAAATGTACACAAGGgaaatgccttttaaaataaaccag AAGGAGCAAAAGCCGGTGCAGATGATGTTTCAGGAAGCTACGTTTAAGCTTGCCTATATTAAAGAGGTGCAGACCCAGGTCCTGGAGCTGCCCTACGAGGGTGAGGAGCTGAGCATGGTCATTCTGCTCCCGGACGACAACGTGGATCTAAGCTTG gtggaaaaaaatctcactttggAGAAATTCAGAGCCTGGACCAAGCCAGACCGTATGCAGAGCACCGaagtggaagttttccttccgagATTTCAACTGGAAGAGGATTATGACATGGAATCTGTGCTCCGGGGTCTGGGAATGGTTGATGCCTTTCGGGAGGACGAGGCTGACTTTTCGGCAATGTCAGGCGAGAGAGATCTGTGTCTGTCCAAGTTCGTGCACAAGAGTTTTGTGGAG GTTTTCCTCTCCATAAGGGTGAGCATTCCCCTCTTTCTGTGtcctcctgccctgctccacAGCCCCGGGAAGATGGGCCTTCGAAGCGCGGTGCAAAG TGTTCACGGTGATTTTCTCATCTTCATTCTTCAAG GAAAATCTAATCCTGTGATCTGCACATAA
- the SERPINB9 gene encoding serpin B9 isoform X4 translates to MDALSEANGTFAIQLLKILCQDNPSHNVFYSPVSISSALAMVFLGAKGNTAAQMAQVLSLSTEKDIHQSFQSLLAEVNKPGTQYLLRMASRLFGEKTCEFLSAFKESCLRFYHAELEQLSFANDAEQCREHINTWVSKKTEGKIRDLLPSNSISANTRLVLVNAIYFKGRWNEQFNKMYTREMPFKINQKEQKPVQMMFQEATFKLAYIKEVQTQVLELPYEGEELSMVILLPDDNVDLSLVEKNLTLEKFRAWTKPDRMQSTEVEVFLPRFQLEEDYDMESVLRGLGMVDAFREDEADFSAMSGERDLCLSKFVHKSFVEVFLSIRCSR, encoded by the exons ATGGACGCTCTTTCTGAAGCAAATGGCACCTTTGCCATCCAGCTTTTAAAGATACTGTGTCAAGACAACCCTTCACACAACGTGTTCTATTCTCCTGTGAGCATCTCCTCAGCCCTGGCCATGGTCTTCCTGGGGGCAAAAGGAAACACTGCTGCCCAGATGGCCCAG GTGCTTTCATTAAGCACAGAGAAAGACATTCATCAGAGTTTCCAGTCACTTCTTGCTGAAGTGAACAAACCTGGCACCCAGTACTTGCTCAGAATGGCCAGCAGGCTCTTTGGAGAAAAGACTTGTGAATTCCTCTCG GCCTTTAAGGAATCCTGTCTTCGGTTCTACCATGCTGAGCTGGAGCAGCTTTCCTTTGCCAATGATGCAGAGCAGTGCAGGGAGCACATCAACACTTGGGTCTCAAAAAAGACTGAAG GTAAAATTCGAGATTTACTGCCGAGTAACTCAATCAGTGCAAACACCAGGCTGGTTCTTGTCAATGCCATCTACTTCAAAGGAAGGTGGAATGAACAGTTCAACAAAATGTACACAAGGgaaatgccttttaaaataaaccag AAGGAGCAAAAGCCGGTGCAGATGATGTTTCAGGAAGCTACGTTTAAGCTTGCCTATATTAAAGAGGTGCAGACCCAGGTCCTGGAGCTGCCCTACGAGGGTGAGGAGCTGAGCATGGTCATTCTGCTCCCGGACGACAACGTGGATCTAAGCTTG gtggaaaaaaatctcactttggAGAAATTCAGAGCCTGGACCAAGCCAGACCGTATGCAGAGCACCGaagtggaagttttccttccgagATTTCAACTGGAAGAGGATTATGACATGGAATCTGTGCTCCGGGGTCTGGGAATGGTTGATGCCTTTCGGGAGGACGAGGCTGACTTTTCGGCAATGTCAGGCGAGAGAGATCTGTGTCTGTCCAAGTTCGTGCACAAGAGTTTTGTGGAG GTTTTCCTCTCCATAAGG TGTTCACGGTGA
- the SERPINB9 gene encoding serpin B9 isoform X6 yields MKAHKRPCIMDALSEANGTFAIQLLKILCQDNPSHNVFYSPVSISSALAMVFLGAKGNTAAQMAQVLSLSTEKDIHQSFQSLLAEVNKPGTQYLLRMASRLFGEKTCEFLSAFKESCLRFYHAELEQLSFANDAEQCREHINTWVSKKTEGKIRDLLPSNSISANTRLVLVNAIYFKGRWNEQFNKMYTREMPFKINQKEQKPVQMMFQEATFKLAYIKEVQTQVLELPYEGEELSMVILLPDDNVDLSLVEKNLTLEKFRAWTKPDRMQSTEVEVFLPRFQLEEDYDMESVLRGLGMVDAFREDEADFSAMSGERDLCLSKFVHKSFVEVFLSIRVSIPLFLCPPALLHSPGKMGLRSAVQSVHGDFLIFILQGERQNNFAILKIMFLTLVFFGGISVTLNI; encoded by the exons ACCCTGCATCATGGACGCTCTTTCTGAAGCAAATGGCACCTTTGCCATCCAGCTTTTAAAGATACTGTGTCAAGACAACCCTTCACACAACGTGTTCTATTCTCCTGTGAGCATCTCCTCAGCCCTGGCCATGGTCTTCCTGGGGGCAAAAGGAAACACTGCTGCCCAGATGGCCCAG GTGCTTTCATTAAGCACAGAGAAAGACATTCATCAGAGTTTCCAGTCACTTCTTGCTGAAGTGAACAAACCTGGCACCCAGTACTTGCTCAGAATGGCCAGCAGGCTCTTTGGAGAAAAGACTTGTGAATTCCTCTCG GCCTTTAAGGAATCCTGTCTTCGGTTCTACCATGCTGAGCTGGAGCAGCTTTCCTTTGCCAATGATGCAGAGCAGTGCAGGGAGCACATCAACACTTGGGTCTCAAAAAAGACTGAAG GTAAAATTCGAGATTTACTGCCGAGTAACTCAATCAGTGCAAACACCAGGCTGGTTCTTGTCAATGCCATCTACTTCAAAGGAAGGTGGAATGAACAGTTCAACAAAATGTACACAAGGgaaatgccttttaaaataaaccag AAGGAGCAAAAGCCGGTGCAGATGATGTTTCAGGAAGCTACGTTTAAGCTTGCCTATATTAAAGAGGTGCAGACCCAGGTCCTGGAGCTGCCCTACGAGGGTGAGGAGCTGAGCATGGTCATTCTGCTCCCGGACGACAACGTGGATCTAAGCTTG gtggaaaaaaatctcactttggAGAAATTCAGAGCCTGGACCAAGCCAGACCGTATGCAGAGCACCGaagtggaagttttccttccgagATTTCAACTGGAAGAGGATTATGACATGGAATCTGTGCTCCGGGGTCTGGGAATGGTTGATGCCTTTCGGGAGGACGAGGCTGACTTTTCGGCAATGTCAGGCGAGAGAGATCTGTGTCTGTCCAAGTTCGTGCACAAGAGTTTTGTGGAG GTTTTCCTCTCCATAAGGGTGAGCATTCCCCTCTTTCTGTGtcctcctgccctgctccacAGCCCCGGGAAGATGGGCCTTCGAAGCGCGGTGCAAAG TGTTCACGGTGATTTTCTCATCTTCATTCTTCAAGGTGAACGTCAGAATAATTTTGCAatactcaaaataatgtttttaacttTGGTATTTTTTGGAGGGATTAGTGTGACattaaacatataa
- the LOC118532607 gene encoding uncharacterized protein LOC118532607, with product MFEMLKKPLQWTVHERAKSSPGGTPEWRGSRAGGNAAGGRRARGEEACEGKREDPRGAPAAGARWHREARAPPSSCATEPTEQLCHPAHRAHRAAAPPSNCATEPTEQLRHQTAAPPSPASSVLGSPPRPPSNRATQPTEPTEQLRHRATVPPSPPSNCATKQLRHRAQRAAAPPSSCEVKGSLSVSRERARSARFRWRPRVLASSRPRVLASCLQAGARGFSSSAVPALPRNAPTCPLRHRAAPPSRPGSQRLQAELRSRAAGPHSGDWHPQDSARPQGPRPPLGFPPGRGRCLGAGLGERRGLGERHPSLYHLIPLPADRATPPPVHSILTGKSTLSALLLNLAGPLR from the exons ATGTTTGAGATGCTG AAAAAGCCACTACAGTGGACTGTGCATGAGAGGGCGAAGAGCAGCCCCGGTGGAACACCAGAATGGAGAG gaagCAGGGCCGGTGGGAATGCGGCTGGAGGGCGGCGAGCCCGCGGGGAGGAGGCGTgcgaggggaagagagaagaccCTCGGGGAGCGCCAGCGGCTGGGGCTCGCTGGCATCGGGAGGCACGGGCGCCACCCAGCAGCTGCGCCACCGAGCCCACCGAGCAGCTGTGCCACCCAGCCCACCGAGCCCACCGAGCAGCTGCGCCACCGAGCAACTGTGCCACCGAGCCCACCGAGCAACTGCGTCACCAAACAGCTGCGCCACCGAGCCCAGCGAGCTCGGTGCTGGGCTCGCCACCGAGGCCACCGAGCAACCGTGCCACCCAGCCCACCGAGCCCACCGAGCAGCTGCGCCACCGAGCAACTGTGCCACCGAGCCCACCGAGCAACTGCGCCACCAAACAGCTGCGCCACCGAGCCCAGCGAGCCGCTGCGCCACCGAGCAGCTGCGAAGTGAAGGGCTCTCTTTCTGTCAGCAGGGAGAGGGCCAGGTCGGCTCGGTTTCGCTGGCGTCCTCGCGTCCTCGCGTCCTCGCGTCCTCGCGTCCTCGCGTCCTGTCTCCAGGCCGGAGCGCGGGGGTTCTCCTCGTCCGCCGTCCCCGCCCTGCCCCGGAACGCCCCCACTTGCCCCCTCCGGCACCGCGCCGCTCCTCCCTCCAGACCCGGATCCCAACGACTCCAGGCCGAGCTTCGCAGCCGCGCCGCGGGTCCCCACTCGGGTGATTGGCACCCGCAGGACTCCGCCCGCCCCCAGGGCCCGAGACCACCCCTAGGCTTCCCGCCAGGGCGGGGGCGGTGCCTGGGGGCGGGGCTCGGCGAGAGGCGGGGGCTCGGCGAGAGGCACCCTAGTCTGTACCACCTGATCCCTCTCCCCGCGGACagagccaccccccccccagtacACTCCATTCTGACAGGAAAGAGTACCCTTTCAGCCCTCCTCTTAAACCTCGCAGGGCCCTTAAGATAA
- the SERPINB9 gene encoding serpin B9 isoform X5, which yields MFSHLTTWATGSQPVGTPLCLDATALLDKRKSEVEVPGPSPGVRPCIMDALSEANGTFAIQLLKILCQDNPSHNVFYSPVSISSALAMVFLGAKGNTAAQMAQVLSLSTEKDIHQSFQSLLAEVNKPGTQYLLRMASRLFGEKTCEFLSAFKESCLRFYHAELEQLSFANDAEQCREHINTWVSKKTEGKIRDLLPSNSISANTRLVLVNAIYFKGRWNEQFNKMYTREMPFKINQKEQKPVQMMFQEATFKLAYIKEVQTQVLELPYEGEELSMVILLPDDNVDLSLVEKNLTLEKFRAWTKPDRMQSTEVEVFLPRFQLEEDYDMESVLRGLGMVDAFREDEADFSAMSGERDLCLSKFVHKSFVEVFLSIRVSIPLFLCPPALLHSPGKMGLRSAVQSVHGDFLIFILQGERQNNFAILKIMFLTLVFFGGISVTLNI from the exons ACCCTGCATCATGGACGCTCTTTCTGAAGCAAATGGCACCTTTGCCATCCAGCTTTTAAAGATACTGTGTCAAGACAACCCTTCACACAACGTGTTCTATTCTCCTGTGAGCATCTCCTCAGCCCTGGCCATGGTCTTCCTGGGGGCAAAAGGAAACACTGCTGCCCAGATGGCCCAG GTGCTTTCATTAAGCACAGAGAAAGACATTCATCAGAGTTTCCAGTCACTTCTTGCTGAAGTGAACAAACCTGGCACCCAGTACTTGCTCAGAATGGCCAGCAGGCTCTTTGGAGAAAAGACTTGTGAATTCCTCTCG GCCTTTAAGGAATCCTGTCTTCGGTTCTACCATGCTGAGCTGGAGCAGCTTTCCTTTGCCAATGATGCAGAGCAGTGCAGGGAGCACATCAACACTTGGGTCTCAAAAAAGACTGAAG GTAAAATTCGAGATTTACTGCCGAGTAACTCAATCAGTGCAAACACCAGGCTGGTTCTTGTCAATGCCATCTACTTCAAAGGAAGGTGGAATGAACAGTTCAACAAAATGTACACAAGGgaaatgccttttaaaataaaccag AAGGAGCAAAAGCCGGTGCAGATGATGTTTCAGGAAGCTACGTTTAAGCTTGCCTATATTAAAGAGGTGCAGACCCAGGTCCTGGAGCTGCCCTACGAGGGTGAGGAGCTGAGCATGGTCATTCTGCTCCCGGACGACAACGTGGATCTAAGCTTG gtggaaaaaaatctcactttggAGAAATTCAGAGCCTGGACCAAGCCAGACCGTATGCAGAGCACCGaagtggaagttttccttccgagATTTCAACTGGAAGAGGATTATGACATGGAATCTGTGCTCCGGGGTCTGGGAATGGTTGATGCCTTTCGGGAGGACGAGGCTGACTTTTCGGCAATGTCAGGCGAGAGAGATCTGTGTCTGTCCAAGTTCGTGCACAAGAGTTTTGTGGAG GTTTTCCTCTCCATAAGGGTGAGCATTCCCCTCTTTCTGTGtcctcctgccctgctccacAGCCCCGGGAAGATGGGCCTTCGAAGCGCGGTGCAAAG TGTTCACGGTGATTTTCTCATCTTCATTCTTCAAGGTGAACGTCAGAATAATTTTGCAatactcaaaataatgtttttaacttTGGTATTTTTTGGAGGGATTAGTGTGACattaaacatataa
- the SERPINB9 gene encoding serpin B9 isoform X1, with amino-acid sequence MDALSEANGTFAIQLLKILCQDNPSHNVFYSPVSISSALAMVFLGAKGNTAAQMAQVLSLSTEKDIHQSFQSLLAEVNKPGTQYLLRMASRLFGEKTCEFLSAFKESCLRFYHAELEQLSFANDAEQCREHINTWVSKKTEGKIRDLLPSNSISANTRLVLVNAIYFKGRWNEQFNKMYTREMPFKINQKEQKPVQMMFQEATFKLAYIKEVQTQVLELPYEGEELSMVILLPDDNVDLSLVEKNLTLEKFRAWTKPDRMQSTEVEVFLPRFQLEEDYDMESVLRGLGMVDAFREDEADFSAMSGERDLCLSKFVHKSFVEVFLSIRVSIPLFLCPPALLHSPGKMGLRSAVQSVHGDFLIFILQGERQNNFAILKIMFLTLVFFGGISVTLNI; translated from the exons ATGGACGCTCTTTCTGAAGCAAATGGCACCTTTGCCATCCAGCTTTTAAAGATACTGTGTCAAGACAACCCTTCACACAACGTGTTCTATTCTCCTGTGAGCATCTCCTCAGCCCTGGCCATGGTCTTCCTGGGGGCAAAAGGAAACACTGCTGCCCAGATGGCCCAG GTGCTTTCATTAAGCACAGAGAAAGACATTCATCAGAGTTTCCAGTCACTTCTTGCTGAAGTGAACAAACCTGGCACCCAGTACTTGCTCAGAATGGCCAGCAGGCTCTTTGGAGAAAAGACTTGTGAATTCCTCTCG GCCTTTAAGGAATCCTGTCTTCGGTTCTACCATGCTGAGCTGGAGCAGCTTTCCTTTGCCAATGATGCAGAGCAGTGCAGGGAGCACATCAACACTTGGGTCTCAAAAAAGACTGAAG GTAAAATTCGAGATTTACTGCCGAGTAACTCAATCAGTGCAAACACCAGGCTGGTTCTTGTCAATGCCATCTACTTCAAAGGAAGGTGGAATGAACAGTTCAACAAAATGTACACAAGGgaaatgccttttaaaataaaccag AAGGAGCAAAAGCCGGTGCAGATGATGTTTCAGGAAGCTACGTTTAAGCTTGCCTATATTAAAGAGGTGCAGACCCAGGTCCTGGAGCTGCCCTACGAGGGTGAGGAGCTGAGCATGGTCATTCTGCTCCCGGACGACAACGTGGATCTAAGCTTG gtggaaaaaaatctcactttggAGAAATTCAGAGCCTGGACCAAGCCAGACCGTATGCAGAGCACCGaagtggaagttttccttccgagATTTCAACTGGAAGAGGATTATGACATGGAATCTGTGCTCCGGGGTCTGGGAATGGTTGATGCCTTTCGGGAGGACGAGGCTGACTTTTCGGCAATGTCAGGCGAGAGAGATCTGTGTCTGTCCAAGTTCGTGCACAAGAGTTTTGTGGAG GTTTTCCTCTCCATAAGGGTGAGCATTCCCCTCTTTCTGTGtcctcctgccctgctccacAGCCCCGGGAAGATGGGCCTTCGAAGCGCGGTGCAAAG TGTTCACGGTGATTTTCTCATCTTCATTCTTCAAGGTGAACGTCAGAATAATTTTGCAatactcaaaataatgtttttaacttTGGTATTTTTTGGAGGGATTAGTGTGACattaaacatataa
- the SERPINB9 gene encoding serpin B9 isoform X2: MDALSEANGTFAIQLLKILCQDNPSHNVFYSPVSISSALAMVFLGAKGNTAAQMAQVLSLSTEKDIHQSFQSLLAEVNKPGTQYLLRMASRLFGEKTCEFLSAFKESCLRFYHAELEQLSFANDAEQCREHINTWVSKKTEGKIRDLLPSNSISANTRLVLVNAIYFKGRWNEQFNKMYTREMPFKINQKEQKPVQMMFQEATFKLAYIKEVQTQVLELPYEGEELSMVILLPDDNVDLSLVEKNLTLEKFRAWTKPDRMQSTEVEVFLPRFQLEEDYDMESVLRGLGMVDAFREDEADFSAMSGERDLCLSKFVHKSFVEVNEEGTEAAAASAILVVECCMDSGPTFCADHPFLFFIRHNAANTILFCGRFSSP, translated from the exons ATGGACGCTCTTTCTGAAGCAAATGGCACCTTTGCCATCCAGCTTTTAAAGATACTGTGTCAAGACAACCCTTCACACAACGTGTTCTATTCTCCTGTGAGCATCTCCTCAGCCCTGGCCATGGTCTTCCTGGGGGCAAAAGGAAACACTGCTGCCCAGATGGCCCAG GTGCTTTCATTAAGCACAGAGAAAGACATTCATCAGAGTTTCCAGTCACTTCTTGCTGAAGTGAACAAACCTGGCACCCAGTACTTGCTCAGAATGGCCAGCAGGCTCTTTGGAGAAAAGACTTGTGAATTCCTCTCG GCCTTTAAGGAATCCTGTCTTCGGTTCTACCATGCTGAGCTGGAGCAGCTTTCCTTTGCCAATGATGCAGAGCAGTGCAGGGAGCACATCAACACTTGGGTCTCAAAAAAGACTGAAG GTAAAATTCGAGATTTACTGCCGAGTAACTCAATCAGTGCAAACACCAGGCTGGTTCTTGTCAATGCCATCTACTTCAAAGGAAGGTGGAATGAACAGTTCAACAAAATGTACACAAGGgaaatgccttttaaaataaaccag AAGGAGCAAAAGCCGGTGCAGATGATGTTTCAGGAAGCTACGTTTAAGCTTGCCTATATTAAAGAGGTGCAGACCCAGGTCCTGGAGCTGCCCTACGAGGGTGAGGAGCTGAGCATGGTCATTCTGCTCCCGGACGACAACGTGGATCTAAGCTTG gtggaaaaaaatctcactttggAGAAATTCAGAGCCTGGACCAAGCCAGACCGTATGCAGAGCACCGaagtggaagttttccttccgagATTTCAACTGGAAGAGGATTATGACATGGAATCTGTGCTCCGGGGTCTGGGAATGGTTGATGCCTTTCGGGAGGACGAGGCTGACTTTTCGGCAATGTCAGGCGAGAGAGATCTGTGTCTGTCCAAGTTCGTGCACAAGAGTTTTGTGGAGGTGAACGAGGAAGGCACGGAGGCCGCGGCCGCGTCAGCCATCTTGGTTGTGGAGTGTTGCATGGATTCTGGCCCCACGTTCTGCGCCGACcaccccttccttttcttcattagGCACAATGCAGCCAACACTATTCTGTTCTGTGGCAGGTTTTCCTCTCCATAA